From Toxorhynchites rutilus septentrionalis strain SRP chromosome 2, ASM2978413v1, whole genome shotgun sequence, a single genomic window includes:
- the LOC129770152 gene encoding kinesin-like protein KIF23, with protein MKTMRQKTPIKVLPRQAPLQTRGNSGNNLPSDPVQVYCRVRPLPCESDLSCLRVTAHNTVVLTPPEIAINFKISTLKETQYMFKHVFEASDTQHEVYSTVAQPLVEGLIRGKNGLLFTYGVTGSGKTYTMTGDIQHRGIMPRCLDALFRTIADYQAKKFIFKPDRLNGFDILSEADAMLERQAELHSRMNRMKRKDTDPEIASKASVEPSELSGVDEDNIYSVFITYVEVYNNCVYDLLEESSVHRTLQSKMVREDANHNMFVHGVTETEVKTMEEALEVFQIGQKRKRVGHTILNAESSRSHSVFTIRLVQAPIDNHGETVVQDRNAIIVSQLSLVDLAGSERTNRTGNTGQRLREAGNINNSLMTLRTCLEILRENQMTGNNKKVPYRESKVTHLFKNYFDGEGQVRMIVCVNPRAEDYDETAQVMKFAEMTQDVQIARPTPVKIDAGLTPGRRKANQLFKMAMNDIEKRHKDVPKIDVDLGLVYSLGPNFPEMKIDDPESNEIIQKLIKLLEMRIGKRKSLCEDFDARLDRFRMNMLRIEKENAAFKAENTSIKGVLSQSRQKIKAMENKIVIYESSIDDLNRRNRTLEERVRDLQTQLNQKTQQLNQKEMEKERQRKKYNSKIAVESEKMSRELELKLQQQKNKLQEEMRDKDERLRLVSEIIKGETPVKKVARSNSVDELATPVSSQTSAPPANGVLYTPRAARGIAVANPRHRRSRSTGERWLEHRAPNPVPLGTIFQPYYVSRKSVTKLNDARDVTNAKASKYCLISQDADTDGDVETKIFKGDVVPTSGGGAQVIFNDVEFLKQHSPTKSPISKKRPSSHLANSSINTPVVIDVQGTGSKGSAATEAQNRSEGKKPRL; from the exons ATGAAGACGAT GCGCCAGAAAACGCCCATAAAGGTGCTACCGAGGCAGGCGCCACTACAAACCCGTGGAAATTCTGGCAACAACTTGCCAAGCGATCCTGTACAGGTATACTGCCGCGTCCGTCCGTTGCCATGCGAATCCGATCTGTCCTGTTTGCGGGTAACCGCTCACAATACGGTCGTTTTGACGCCGCCTGAAATTGCGATCAATTTCAAGATAAGCACCCTGAAGGAAACGCAGTAtatgtttaaacatgtttttgaagCGTCCGATACTCAGCATGAGGTTTACTCCACAGTGGCTCAGCCTCTGGTGGAAGGATTGATTCGTGGCAAAAATGGACTCCTGTTCACGTATGGCGTAACCGGAAGTGGGAAAACTTACACAATGACTGGCGATATTCAACACCGTGGAATTATGCCTCGATGTTTGGATGCGTTGTTTCGCACCATTGCAGATTACCAAGCGAAGAAATTCATCTTCAAACCTGACCGATTGAATGGGTTCGATATACTGTCCGAGGCGGATGCGATGCTAGAGCGACAAGCTGAGTTGCACTCGAGAATGAATCGGATGAAGCGTAAGGACACGGATCCGGAGATAGCCTCCAAAGCGTCCGTTGAGCCATCGGAACTAAGTGGGGTCGACGAGGACAATATATATTCGGTTTTCATTACATACGTCGAAGTGTACAACAACTGTGTGTATGACTTGTTGGAGGAAAGTTCGGTTCACAG AACACTACAGAGCAAGATGGTTCGCGAGGACGCAAACCACAACATGTTTGTCCACGGAGTGACGGAGACCGAGGTAAAGACAATGGAAGAAGCGCTGGAGGTTTTCCAGATCGGACAGAAGCGAAAGCGTGTCGGTCATACGATTCTGAACGCGGAATCGAGCCGGTCTCATTCGGTTTTCACGATCCGTCTGGTGCAGGCTCCAATTGATAATCATGGGGAGACAGTAGTTCAGGATCGCAACGCAATCATCGTTAGCCAACTGTCGCTTGTCGATTTGGCAGGCAGCGAGAGGACCAATCGTACCGGAAACACCGGACAGAGACTACGCGAGGCTGGCAACATCAACAACAGTTTGATGACACTGAGAACGTGTCTGGAGATACTGAGGGAAAATCAAATGACAGGAAACAATAAGAAGGTTCCCTATCGGGAATCGAAGGTTACCCATCTGTTTAAGAATTATTTCGACGGCGAAGGACAGGTGCGAATGATTGTTTGCGTCAATCCAAGGGCGGAAGATTACGACGAAACGGCACAG GTAATGAAATTTGCTGAGATGACTCAAGACGTTCAAATTGCTCGCCCGACACCCGTCAAGATTGACGCCGGTTTGACACCAGGCCGACGCAAAGCGAATCAACTGTTCAAAATGGCAATGAATGATATCGAGAAGCGGCACAAGGATGTGCCCAAGATTGACGTCGATTTGGGGTTGGTTTACAGCTTGGGACCGAATTTCCCTGAAATGAAGATCGATGACCCGGAATCGAACGAAATTATCCAAAAGCTCATCAAATTGCTCGAGATGAGAATCGGTAAACGAAAGTCTCTGTGTGAGGATTTCGATGCCCGTCTGGATCGGTTCCGGATGAACATGCTCAGGATTGAGAAGGAAAATGCGGCATTCAAAGCGGAGAATACCTCGATTAAGGGGGTTCTGAGTCAAAGTCGTCAGAAGATTAAAGCTATGGAAAATAAAATCGTTATCTACGAGAGTTCCATCGATGATCTGAACCGACGGAATCGAACATTGGAAGAGCGCGTGCGAGATCTCCAAACTCAACTCAATCAGAAAACACAACAACTGAATCAAAAAGAGATGGAAAAGGAACGACaacgaaaaaaatacaattcgaAGATCGCAGTTGAGTCGGAGAAAATGAGCAGAGAGCTGGAGCTAAAATTGCAACAACAGAAGAACAAGCTTCAGGAAGAAATGCGCGATAAGGATGAGCGGCTGCGACTTGTTTCGGAGATTATTAAGGGTGAGACCCCCGTGAAAAAGGTAGCTCGATCGAACAGTGTGGATGAGTTGGCTACACCTGTTTCCAGCCAGACATCCGCGCCTCCGGCCAACGGAGTTCTGTATACGCCACGTGCTGCAAGG GGTATTGCAGTGGCAAATCCACGTCACCGTCGGTCGCGTTCCACTGGTGAACGGTGGCTTGAGCATCGAGCCCCGAATCCCGTCCCCTTGGGGACCATTTTCCAGCCTTACTACGTAAGTCGCAAATCTGTCACAAAACTGAACGATGCTCGAGATGTGACCAACGCCAAAGCATCCAAATATTGTCTAATATCACAAGATGCCGACACTGACGGAGATGTAGAAACGAAAATCTTCAAAGGAGATGTCGTCCCGACCAGTGGAGGTGGTGCCCAGGTTATTTTCAACGACGTCGAATTCTTGAAGCAACATTCTCCCACGAAATCGCCAATCAGTAAGAAGCGACCGAGCAGTCATTTGGCAAACTCCTCGATAAATACACCCGTAGTAATCGATGTTCAAGGAACGGGCTCCAAGGGTAGTGCGGCTACCGAAGCACAGAATCGTAGCGAAGGGAAGAAACCGAGACTTTAA
- the LOC129767735 gene encoding 28S ribosomal protein S22, mitochondrial: MCFVIQNIKFLRLGTAETRPFRKMLKISASNRLLLEITKKTHTPKVIGRHCATSTGTETISCLRYEKDPGAIFMQQDVQTLLKSITRLDLDKVFKQRAVKNNTVEYKFMTDAQLRQEIMESIKRAEHLLQMPPVVDLMQDNPRVISKDGALKAFSDCKMVFTDITYGLKNSKRTIVERLPDGTLKDVSHEARKRLNQIYFPLKGRRINLPKMFETINLKKILDEGKYEFVLNRACIQFEPYEKEYHDITSTVYEHVNEHKAFDTLRSSRHFGPMSFFLAWHRLVDDLLLDMVKRDYLRNGVELILLYCSLHDVSVGPDFHEMKQHILSTKPSILENDDKSIEDLETDEKYLSFVEKFITEHSIKKVQLNLAIAAYREMAKERQLLQEGIRKMHGGR, encoded by the exons ATGTGTTTTGTAATCCAAAACATTAAATTTTTACGTCTAGGAACAGCAGAAACTCGCCCATTTCGCAAAATGCTGAAGATTTCGGCTAGTAATAGACTTCTATTGGAAATTACTAAAAAGACACACACACCTAAAGTTATCGGGCGGCATTGTGCAACATCGACCGGCACAGAGACAATATCATGTCTGAGATACG AGAAAGACCCGGGTGCGATATTCATGCAGCAGGATGTTCAAACTCTTTTGAAATCGATCACTCGCCTGGACCTAGACAAGGTGTTTAAGCAGAGGGCCGTAAAGAACAACACAGTCGAATACAAATTTATGACCGATGCACAGCTGCGACAGGAAATAATGGAGTCCATCAAAAGGGCAGAACATCTGCTCCAGATGCCTCCGGTCGTGGACCTAATGCAGGATAATCCCCGTGTCATCTCCAAAGATGGTGCTCTAAAGGCATTTTCCGACTGCAAAATGGTGTTCACGGATATCACGTACGGATTGAAGAATAGCAAAAGAACGATAGTTGAACGGCTTCCGGATGGCACCCTGAAAGACGTATCGCACGAAGCTAGAAAACGCCTGAATCAAATCTATTTTCCGCTGAAAGGAAGACGCATTAATCTGCCAAAAATGTTTGAAACTATTAATTTGAAAAAGATTTTGGACGAAGGGaagtatgaatttgtattgaaCAGAGcctgtatacagtttgaacCATATGAGAAAGAGTATCACGATATCACGAGCACAGTTTACGAGCACGTGAATGAGCACAAGGCGTTTGATACGCTACGTTCCAGCAGGCACTTCGGTCCGATGAGCTTCTTTTTGGCGTGGCACCGCTTAGTTGACGATCTACTGCTGGATATGGTGAAACGGGACTATTTGCGAAATGGAGTCGAGCTTATTTTGCTGTATTGTTCTCTACACGATGTGAGTGTGGGACCAGACTTCCACGAAATGAAACAGCACATTCTCAGCACCAAACCGTCTATACTGGAAAACGATGACAAATCTATAGAAGATTTGGAAACGGACGAAAAATATTTATCGTTTGTCGAAAAGTTTATCACGGAGCACAGTATCAAAAAAGTTCAACTCAATTTAGCTATCGCTGCTTATCGGGAGATGGCCAAAGAGAGGCAGCTTCTGCAAGAGGGAATACGAAAAATGCACGGAGGAAGATAG
- the LOC129767737 gene encoding uncharacterized HIT-like protein Synpcc7942_1390, with the protein MNRFLVSSRIFRQILPVKCPAQANHIRPFASGRPPKPPVADAETIFDKIIRKQIPADIIYEDDKCLAFNDVLPQGPVHFLVIPKQRIPKLEDGTVKDVETFGHLMQIAGQLGKQKAPNGFRLVINNGDHGCQTVHHLHLHIIGGRQLSWPPG; encoded by the coding sequence ATGAATCGTTTCCTTGTGTCCTCTAGAATATTTCGGCAAATATTGCCCGTGAAATGTCCAGCACAAGCGAATCATATACGACCATTCGCCAGCGGCAGACCACCAAAACCACCCGTTGCAGACGCGGAAACCatttttgataaaatcataAGAAAACAGATACCGGCGGACATAATCTACGAAGATGACAAGTGCCTAGCCTTCAACGACGTTTTACCCCAAGGTCCGGTGCATTTCCTAGTCATTCCCAAGCAGCGAATTCCAAAACTTGAAGACGGAACCGTGAAGGATGTGGAAACATTCGGGCATTTAATGCAAATTGCCGGTCAACTGGGAAAGCAGAAAGCTCCGAATGGATTCCGATTGGTAATCAACAATGGAGACCATGGGTGTCAGACGGTTCACCATCTACATTTGCATATTATTGGCGGGCGTCAGTTGAGTTGGCCTCCAGGgtga
- the LOC129770153 gene encoding THUMP domain-containing protein 1 homolog, translating into MSTEAKRPKMDGKFNKAKMDKKKYYAKAQNESRRKNYIEPGQRGFMVTCNMRERECIRDSFRLLNEYADLLYGKLGHGEEKPAKDDEAEQESEKEEDISELVQKQAEAIRTEKRQFRFESVDSGAKNVCFITTILEDPKELGLKILHDLMETKKLKSRNILRLLPIEAVTRANLKDIMDTAGGLFDKYFLKEPKTFAIIFNRRFNNGLDREDVIKELAGLISAKNAGNKANLKNPELAVIVEVIKGLCLISVVPEYFQLKKYNLVEICTRKEDSEKVKDNEESRSEVTKDNGKNISEELDQEKSEEEKASDSSTKNTNE; encoded by the coding sequence ATGTCCACCGAAGCGAAGCGTCCGAAAATGGACGGAAAATTCAACAAGGCCAAAATGGATAAGAAAAAATACTACGCAAAGGCTCAAAATGAGTCCCGAAGAAAGAACTACATCGAGCCTGGTCAACGTGGTTTCATGGTAACGTGCAATATGAGAGAAAGGGAATGTATAAGGGACAGTTTCCGATTGCTGAATGAATACGCCGATCTGCTGTACGGAAAGCTAGGTCACGGCGAGGAAAAACCGGCAAAAGATGACGAAGCTGAGCAGGAGTCGGAGAAAGAGGAAGACATCTCCGAGTTGGTTCAAAAGCAAGCGGAAGCAATTCGGACGGAGAAGCGCCAGTTTAGATTTGAATCGGTCGATTCCGGGGCTAAAAACGTCTGCTTCATCACAACCATTCTGGAAGACCCCAAAGAGCTGGGATTGAAAATTCTACACGATTTGATGGAGACTAAGAAGTTGAAGAGTCGTAATATTCTGAGACTGTTACCGATCGAGGCGGTAACGCGCGCTAATTTGAAGGACATTATGGATACTGCTGGTGGATTATTTGATAAGTACTTCCTGAAGGAACCGAAAACATTTGCAATCATTTTCAATCGTCGATTCAATAATGGTTTGGACAGAGAAGATGTCATCAAGGAGCTGGCCGGATTGATCTCCGCAAAGAATGCGGGTAATAAGGCAAACttgaagaatccggaattggcCGTCATTGTCGAGGTGATCAAAGGGCTGTGCCTAATAAGTGTCGTTCCAGAATACTTTCAGCTGAAAAAGTATAACTTAGTGGAAATTTGTACCAGGAAAGAAGATTCAGAAAAAGTGAAGGACAACGAGGAAAGCAGATCGGAGGTGACGAAGGATAACGGGAAAAATATCTCTGAGGAGCTAGACCAAGAGAAGTCGGAAGAGGAAAAAGCGTCAGATAGTTCTACAAAAAACACTAATGAATGA